The Candidatus Methylomirabilota bacterium sequence AGCGGCTGGCCGTACTCGACCGGCTGGCCGTTCTCGACCAGGATCTTGACGATGCGGCCACTGGCCTTCGACTCGATCTCGTTCATCAGCTTCATCGCTTCGATGATGCAGAGGATCTGCCCTTCCTTCACGATGTCGCCTTCGCGGACGTACGGTTCGGCGGTCGGTGACGATGCGCGATAGAAGGTGCCGACCATCGGCGCCTCGATGGTGGTGAGCTTGGCCGCGGCGACCGCGTCGACGACGGGGGCAGGCGCCACGGTCCCGGACGGGTCGGCTGGCGGAGCGGCCACGGGCGCCACCGCTCGGCCGCGCTGCAGCCGGACCCGCAGCTCGCCGATACTGGCTTCGATCTCGGTCAGGTCCAGCTCCTTCAACAGGAGCGCGAGCTGGCGAGCCAGTTCGGTGATGTCGGCCTGCCCGCGCGGCG is a genomic window containing:
- the accB gene encoding acetyl-CoA carboxylase biotin carboxyl carrier protein — translated: MPSSGPAPRGQADITELARQLALLLKELDLTEIEASIGELRVRLQRGRAVAPVAAPPADPSGTVAPAPVVDAVAAAKLTTIEAPMVGTFYRASSPTAEPYVREGDIVKEGQILCIIEAMKLMNEIESKASGRIVKILVENGQPVEYGQPLVLIDPAG